One stretch of Akkermansia massiliensis DNA includes these proteins:
- a CDS encoding STAS domain-containing protein, producing MNNNSSILFGLFDEFLWIRCSGRGSFANSPTVKSLGDDYIASGGRLIVIDLETCSGIDSTFMGTLAGLSRRLLPIGGSVQIASPSERCLSALESLGLDALLSIEPPTAPWRGKVDQIRASLGSENAPTVHLDAKDQTLHVLNSHLTLSELSEENEEKFRNVTDCLKEELERQKDK from the coding sequence GTGAATAACAATTCTTCCATCCTTTTCGGCCTTTTTGACGAATTTCTTTGGATCCGGTGCTCCGGACGCGGAAGTTTCGCCAACAGCCCGACCGTCAAATCCCTGGGGGATGATTACATCGCTTCCGGAGGACGCCTGATCGTCATTGACCTGGAAACCTGCTCCGGCATTGACTCCACCTTCATGGGCACTCTTGCGGGACTGTCGCGCCGGCTGCTGCCCATCGGCGGCTCCGTCCAGATCGCCTCCCCCAGCGAACGCTGCCTGAGCGCGCTGGAAAGCCTGGGACTGGACGCCCTGCTCAGCATTGAACCGCCTACAGCCCCCTGGAGGGGGAAAGTGGACCAGATACGCGCCAGCCTGGGCTCGGAGAACGCTCCCACCGTTCATCTGGATGCCAAGGACCAGACTCTGCACGTTCTCAACTCCCATCTGACCCTGAGCGAATTGAGCGAAGAGAACGAAGAAAAATTCCGCAACGTGACCGACTGCCTGAAGGAAGAACTGGAACGGCAGAAGGATAAATAA
- a CDS encoding DUF2851 family protein, producing MDMRSMASLYGDARSAAMEEGEGAVREPDFSLPAGLPDERTLQLLLLEGAFGTSFTDDLGREVRILDFGDWNKSAGPDFLNARIRINGVPQAGDIELDPAPEDWERHGHGSNPAFSGVILHLACAPSRREWFTRNARHKRIPLAVIPPAALARAKTAPSGNAPVRHCRHADLLTSMPPELLETLLESAAAYRFRNKHRRHAERAKYAGEEQTLFESLAETLGYHANKDAMLHLALRAPLRAIRECPEALLFGTAGFLLPVLPDSCTAEAVAHHKKLWTQWWPLREQFELAPERSFPWTFSGSRPANHPQRRAGALAVIAADFATFKRLCHSGPAEELADYLSSLRHPYWSTHVTLPSAPSPRPMALMGRDRILDFTVNHLFPAKGDEHAWLHYLSLRAGQAGTKVLSVHQSLLGGRPDAKAFLAKAWHHQALLQIHEDLCSLHSCTVCSLIGRMGKK from the coding sequence ATGGACATGCGCTCCATGGCCTCCCTGTACGGAGACGCCCGTTCCGCAGCAATGGAGGAAGGGGAAGGCGCCGTCAGGGAACCCGACTTTTCCCTCCCTGCCGGGCTTCCGGACGAGAGAACGCTCCAGCTTCTCCTGCTGGAAGGCGCATTTGGAACCTCCTTTACGGATGACCTGGGCAGGGAGGTCCGCATTCTGGACTTCGGTGACTGGAACAAATCCGCCGGACCGGATTTTCTAAACGCCAGGATCCGCATCAACGGCGTTCCGCAGGCGGGAGACATTGAACTGGACCCCGCTCCGGAAGACTGGGAACGCCACGGGCACGGCTCCAACCCGGCATTCAGCGGCGTCATCCTGCATCTCGCCTGCGCGCCCAGCCGCAGGGAATGGTTCACCCGCAACGCCAGGCACAAGCGCATCCCCCTGGCCGTCATTCCTCCCGCTGCGCTGGCGCGGGCAAAAACGGCCCCTTCCGGCAATGCCCCGGTGCGCCACTGCCGCCACGCCGACCTGTTAACCTCCATGCCTCCGGAGCTTCTGGAAACCCTCCTTGAGTCGGCAGCGGCCTACCGGTTCCGGAACAAGCACCGCCGCCATGCGGAACGCGCCAAATACGCAGGAGAAGAGCAAACCCTTTTTGAAAGCCTGGCGGAAACGCTGGGCTACCATGCCAACAAGGACGCCATGCTGCACCTGGCTTTGCGCGCCCCCCTGCGCGCCATCCGGGAATGCCCGGAGGCCCTCCTCTTCGGCACGGCGGGATTCCTGCTCCCCGTCCTGCCGGATTCCTGCACGGCGGAAGCCGTGGCTCATCATAAAAAACTCTGGACCCAATGGTGGCCCCTGCGGGAACAGTTTGAACTGGCGCCGGAGCGCTCCTTCCCCTGGACGTTCTCCGGCAGCAGGCCGGCCAACCATCCGCAGAGGCGCGCGGGGGCGCTGGCCGTCATCGCAGCGGATTTTGCCACGTTCAAGCGTCTTTGCCATTCCGGCCCTGCGGAAGAACTGGCGGACTATCTTTCCTCCCTCAGGCACCCCTACTGGAGCACCCATGTGACGCTGCCTTCCGCACCGTCCCCCCGCCCCATGGCCCTGATGGGCCGGGACAGAATTCTGGACTTTACCGTCAACCACCTTTTCCCGGCGAAAGGAGACGAACATGCGTGGCTGCATTACCTCTCCCTCCGGGCCGGACAGGCGGGAACAAAAGTGCTCTCCGTCCACCAATCCCTGCTGGGCGGCAGGCCGGACGCGAAAGCCTTTCTTGCGAAGGCGTGGCACCACCAGGCCCTGCTTCAAATTCACGAGGACCTGTGCTCCCTCCATTCCTGCACCGTCTGCTCGCTGATCGG